Within Xanthomonas theicola, the genomic segment GCAACCGGGTGTTGCCGGTTTCGCAGCCGCCCTAGCCGAGAAATACCTGCCGCACCGTGGCGCGCGCCGCGTCCAGCGAGAAGTGCGTGGCGATGTTGCGCAGGCCGTTGCCGGCCAGGGTGTTCCACAGCGTCTCGTCGGTGTACAGCTGCGCCAGCGCGGCGACGAACTGCGGCGCGCTGTCGGCGATCAGCACGTCCTCGCCGTGGCGCAGGTGCATGCCTTCCACCGCGCACGGCGTGGCCACCACCGGCTGGCCGTGGGCCATGCTGAGGTTGACCTTGCCCTTGACCCCCGCGCCGAAGCGCAACGGCGCCACCGCGATGCGCATTCCGTCCATGTAAGCGCTGATGTCCGGCACGTGTCCGAGCAATTCCACCCCGGGCGTGGCCGCGCCGAGGCGGCGGATGTCGTCGGGCAGGTCGGCGCCGATGCAGTGGAAGCGCAGCGCCGGCAGCAGCGCGCGCAGCGGTGCGAACACCTCCTGCAGGAACCAGCGCACCGCGTCCACGTTGGGCGCATGGCGGAAGCCGCCGACGAACACCAGGTCGCGGCGCTGCGCCCAGGGCAGGCCCGGCCCCGCGACTTCGTGCAGGTTGGAGATCAGCGCGGTGCGCAGCTGCGGCGCTTCGCACCGCAGCTGCTCGCGCTCCACCTCGCTGACCAGCACGGTGACGTCGACCTGGGCCATCACCTCCAGCTCGCGCGCGCGGGTGCGCTCGGCCTCGCGCAGCAGGCGCGCGTCGCCGGCCAGTTCGGCGCCGCGGCGCTCGCGCAGGTAGTGCAGGTCCACGGTATCGAACAGCCGGCGCGCCTGCGGCGCGTAGCGGCGCAGCAGCGGCAGGCAGGCGTGGGCGACGTGGTGGCGCACCAGCAGCACGGCGTGGAAGCGCGCGCCGTGTTGCCGCAGGAACCCGCCCAGGTGCTTCAGGTACGGCGCGTACCACACCTCCACGCCGAGCCGCTGCAAGGCCTCGCTGTGGCGGCTGGCGTACTCGCTGCCGCTGGGCACGAGCACCACGTGCGCGCCTTCCTGCAGCAGCAGGCGGATCAGGTTGAGCTGGCGCAGCGAGGCCGAATCGCGGTCCGGCTGCGGCAGCCCTTCGTCGACGATCAGCACCTGGCGCTGGCGCCGGTGCAACTGCGCCGGGGTCGGCATGGTGCCCGGCGCCAGCTGCTGCGCCAGCACGCTGGCCCATTTGGCCGCGAACACGCCGCGGTTGCGCACCTGGTAGGCCTTGATGCCGCTGCCGGTATCGGTGCCGTTGCTGGCGCCCTCGTCGTGCACCACCCGGCTCGCCGGCTGCAGCAGGGTGCGCAGCCCGGCGCCGCGGACCGCGAAGGCGAGGTCGGTGTCCTCGTAGTAGGCCGGCGTGTAGCGCGTGTCGAAGCCGCCCAGCGCCAGGAAGCGTGCGCGCTCGATCGCCAGCGCCGCGCCGGCGCCGTAGTCGATGTCGCGCAGGTAGGCGTAGCGCGGGTCCTCCGGCGATTCGAAGCGGCCGTAGCTCCAGGCGCTGCCGTCGGCGAAGACCACGCCGCCGGCTTCCTGCAGGCGTCCGTCCGGATACAGCAATTGGGCGGTGACCAGCCCGGTCTGCGGCACCTGCGCGAAGGTGTCCAGCAGCGCATCCAGCCAGCCTGGTTGCGGCACCGTATCGTTGTTGAGGAATACCAGGTAGCGGCCGCGCGCGCGCGCCGCGCCGTCGTTGCAGCTGGCGATGAAGCCGCCGTTCTGCGCCCGGACGTGGTAGTGCAGGC encodes:
- a CDS encoding glycosyltransferase, which codes for MSMSWANARYALNRLTGLLRRGLASLRTRGWRSTWQRLRVHAQPLPPPRRTLFAVAPQPFAAFAVPASDAPLASIVIPVYDHVAHTLACLRALAAHPPAAACEVLVIDDGSSDETVQWLPQIQGLHYHVRAQNGGFIASCNDGAARARGRYLVFLNNDTVPQPGWLDALLDTFAQVPQTGLVTAQLLYPDGRLQEAGGVVFADGSAWSYGRFESPEDPRYAYLRDIDYGAGAALAIERARFLALGGFDTRYTPAYYEDTDLAFAVRGAGLRTLLQPASRVVHDEGASNGTDTGSGIKAYQVRNRGVFAAKWASVLAQQLAPGTMPTPAQLHRRQRQVLIVDEGLPQPDRDSASLRQLNLIRLLLQEGAHVVLVPSGSEYASRHSEALQRLGVEVWYAPYLKHLGGFLRQHGARFHAVLLVRHHVAHACLPLLRRYAPQARRLFDTVDLHYLRERRGAELAGDARLLREAERTRARELEVMAQVDVTVLVSEVEREQLRCEAPQLRTALISNLHEVAGPGLPWAQRRDLVFVGGFRHAPNVDAVRWFLQEVFAPLRALLPALRFHCIGADLPDDIRRLGAATPGVELLGHVPDISAYMDGMRIAVAPLRFGAGVKGKVNLSMAHGQPVVATPCAVEGMHLRHGEDVLIADSAPQFVAALAQLYTDETLWNTLAGNGLRNIATHFSLDAARATVRQVFLG